A segment of the Salminus brasiliensis chromosome 1, fSalBra1.hap2, whole genome shotgun sequence genome:
AGGCACCTCAGCGTCTCCAGAGTTGGAGAACAAGGAGAGGAGCAGCCGATACGAGCTAAATACTTGCCAACATCCATTCTTCTCCTGAGAAACCGAAACAAAAATGATAGCCGGCGACTTTTAGCATCAAACGGGAAAAGAAACGCTTCCTGGTTCAGACTTACAGAAACAGATCCGGCAGATTAGTTAGCCTTCAACGGACTCACTACATAAAACTGACGAATAATGGAAAAGTGCTGCTAAAATAGCCTTAAACTGGCCTTTAATCAGAGACTAAAACCCAAACCGAGCAGAGTGACATGCATGCTGGTTTTAGCAGGTTGGCTTAAAGTGTAGGACACTTCGACAGCTCAGTGACCTTTggagttgagtgtgtgtgttgtgtttgttttcctACACTTTCAGGACAAAAAGGTCCACACTGTGTTCAGCTGCCTGCTGTCTACACACTTTACCCAGTTTTAGTTAGCGGGAGTCCCACATATGTCCCATATGGCTCAAGCCTACATGTAATACATATAGGACATGTCACTATTAGCCAACTACTCGCCAACATATCACTTTActgaaaacacactgaaaacaacacgctccaaatacaggactttttattagctttattCCAAGctcataacacacacaaacacacacacacacacacacacacagagtgttgagataaaaaacttttttattattattactcattatcttattatcttattattattattattattattatgataactTATTCatgatgattattataattataatgatatatgtgtacacgtgtgtgtgtgtgtgtgtgtgtgtgtgtgtgtgtgtgttttgagcttGGAATAAACCTAATAATAAGTcctgtaaaattatattttataaataattatatacatatatcattataattataataatcatcatGAATAagttatcataataataataataataagataatgagtaataataaaaaaagttttttttatctcaacactctgtgtgtgtgtgtgtgtgtgtgtgtgtgtgtgtgtgttttgagcttggaataaagctaataaaaagtcctgtatttggagcgtgttgttttcagtgtgttttcagTAAAGTGATATGTTGGCGAGTAGTTGGCTAATAGTGACATGTCCTATATGTATTACATGTAGGCTTGAGCCATATGGGACATATGTGGGACTCCCGCTAACTAAAACTGGGTAAAGTGTGTAGACAGCAGGCAGCTGAACACAGTGTACAAGTATTTCACAGGTACCATTTATTTTGTCTCAGTATCACCCAATAAATATTTATCAGACAAATTagatatgcatttatttataaatatgcaTAATTGCCGCATCCTGTTGCCTGCCAACAGAGCAGTATCACATGATCCAGTCTGAGCTGTTTGCTCTTGATTTGATCAAACTAGACACATGAGCAGGGAGCACACTGCTTAGGGTGACCTGACTGTTGTCCTGTGTGAGCTGGGACAACTCACAGGGATCATGTTGAGAGAGAACCATCTGCTTATCTGTATGGAGAGAAAGAATGTGTGAATGGGATATAGGTCAGTAATCAGCCAGTAGGAGGTGCTATGAGAAAGCTAAAGCCAAAGCACCTTACCTTTTTTATGCGTTGAAGAATTACTGGTACCCAGATCCTTCCATTCATTTAAATACCTGAGTAGATCAAATAACTGAATGTTAGTAGCTGGGGGAGCAGTTTGTTTAGCTCTTGGACTGCACACCTCATTCTAAGACACTGTTGTTCTAGTCCAGTGAGAGGAACTTGGCCCACATATAGGCTCTTGCAGTTTAAGGGGTGCTAAAAGTATTTGAGCTAAGtgatgtgtgttctgttttgtaaGTGTATTAATCATAATTCAATTACTTATCAAAGTTGAGGGCATTGGTCCATTCAATCAGCTCGTCTACCTCCCACTCCAGAATGTTATCCACCCTTAGCTGCTGGACTGCCGTCATCATGCCCTGTGTGGAGTTCTCCACCAGCTGGGCGGTTTCTCTCTGCTCTGTGCAAGCATGCAGAGCCCCCTCATCATACCTGTACACAGATGAAAAACTGGGGTGCAAATCTCTGACCATAAAAATGTgatttatttatgattattaagTAAATGATTAAAGGCATTATGTATTTTGATATGGTTCAGAATTCTGACCTGAATAACAATGTGCACAGCAGTAGGATATAGATAATAAAACAATACTAACAATACCTTATTTAAttgttacttttttaaaatagtCCAAAACATTTTTGCCAAAAACATAGCCTGTGTTTTACTGAATATAATTAGTACAATTACTAATTAACAATCCAAAATGGACACACAGTACTGCACAAAAGTCTTGGGCACCTGACTGTAACACGTAAAGCTATTTATCTGCACAGTAAGCAGTTATTGGTTCTGAAGAACACTAtgatcagaataaacactaacaTAGATTGTAAtctgtgttagtgtgttagtgtaaCCATTTTCAAAGCTGTCCTTGAAGAAGCCCAGTATTTACAGTTACCACCCAACACCTACAGTCTAAACAAAAGATAGTATTACTATATAGTACTAAAAATGTCTTTGACTGAAATGAAAAAGGTGGAATCCTTTTTGGAGCTATATAAGACTATTTTGTTAGATGTTTTATAAAGAACCATACAAGAAGTTTTCCCATCATTGACAAGAACCATTTAACAAGGAAAGGAACTAATAAATCATTCAAATGATAGAATGGTGATAGTTCTCCATAGAACCTGTTCTAGAGAACCCATGACGAAGCCCTTTTTGAGGATGTAGTTCAAAGCTCCTGAGTGGTGGTTTAGGAGGGCTGGTGTTTCCCCACTCAAACAGCAACCTGGTAAATCTGGTAATAAACAATTAAGTTGAACCGAGCTGTGCTAGATACCAGCCATCCAGGACCAGAACTGAAAAACTGGTGTGacttaaatcaataaataattcGTTAacatcaggtgagctgctggtggaaccaAATACATCTGTACAGTATCTGGAAttcacagagaagtcagcaaccaaacctgtgttcttttAACCAACATCTCAGTTACTCcactgaccaacatcacattcTGACAATCTTTGACTGTTTATTAGCCTGTACCAAATATCACACCGGCAGAAAACACACTTACTGATAAGTAATCTTTTGCACAATGCTGTGTACATTATCCACTTATAGACAAAGCTACCATCTTTTGCTGTACTCACATTTTTTTCATCCACTCAATTTTGCGGatcttctttttcctctcaaCATCTTGCTGTCGACGAATTGTGCAGTGGTGGAACTGAGTCCCCTTCTTACTGGCGTTTTGAGTGACGGGGTCTCCAAAGGGGTGAATCTTTCAACAGAGACCAGATAATAATGTTGTCTATTAAAATGAAATGCTGTCACAGTTTTTGGTGACACTGAGTAgtaaatatcatatattattGATATGATAATAATGATTAACTAAAACTGATAGCTTTTTGATGTCATTTTATAAGTAATGATATGGTCTTTGTAACTCAGCAGGTGTTAGGAGCCGAGAGCCACCTTGCCTGACAGCAGCCTCCAGCTATTATTCTCCAC
Coding sequences within it:
- the c1h11orf65 gene encoding protein MFI, whose amino-acid sequence is MKKGRVKYTFLSVRPPISSSLEGVAQEQTDTQESTQESVYNRAATVIQRTWRRRVNIAVFKYFKSLLNFRNQGDPRLLLRCVNPREADMLDAASGVYIRFRLGGTTFPPNIYYKIFTHHPIVDLCASSPRDYTHAGQKRPVPIQIHNGQPVVKDDRSGWYYRVENNSWRLLSGKIHPFGDPVTQNASKKGTQFHHCTIRRQQDVERKKKIRKIEWMKKMYDEGALHACTEQRETAQLVENSTQGMMTAVQQLRVDNILEWEVDELIEWTNALNFDKYLNEWKDLGTSNSSTHKKDKQMVLSQHDPCELSQLTQDNSQVTLSSVLPAHVSSLIKSRANSSDWIM